The DNA segment CAGTTGATCGCTAATCATTCTGCCGAGAGGACTTTCACCTCCAACTTATCGCCAGCTTGAAATTGCTTCGCAATTTCGTCGCGGCGCACAGCCTGTCCCGGAGCCATAATTATAATTACTGATAGCAACATACCACCCTTGATTTTTTGGACAGTGATTGCTCTGTCCCCGAAAACGGGGAACTCCGTAAGCTCAAGGAAATGGACAGCGTCATCATCTACCTGTGGTCGCGAGAGCCAAGCGAAAGCCGAGGTAGTTGCGCTTGATCGAAGGGACGTAGAAGTAACGATTCGCAACACGACAGTACGAAGCGTTGAAATACCAGCCTCCGCCCCGAAGCACGCGGCCCGAGCCCGAATTCGCACCCTTCGGATCAACCTGTGCGAGCACAGAATAATCCCCGTACCAATCAGAACACCACTCATACACGTTGCCATGCATATCATACAATCCCCATGCATTGGGCTTTTTCTGACCCACACGCGCTCTGGCGTCCTGAAATCGGTCCGGCATCCGCCTTGCCCGATTTCATGCCCCCTTCACGAATGTGATGGCTGTCTTTCTGTCTTTCTGAGGATATTCATCGTCCCGGAGAGCGAGCCAGCCGGAACCCGTAGCCGTCGTGCGAGTTGCTCGGGGCGTAGTGGTACCGACTCGCCACACGGCAGAAGTCCGCGTAGTTGCCCCAACTGCCGCCCCGCTTGACCCGGATGGAGCCCTTCTTTGCACCGTCAGGGTCAACCTGAGCCAACACGGAATAATCCCCATACCAATCCGAACACCATTCCCATACATTCCCGCTCATGTCATATATTCCCAACTCATTCGGCGCTTTCGTCCCCACCTCATGCGCTTGCCGGCCGCTGTTACCCTCATACCAGCCGACTGCATTTAACTCATTCCCCCCGCTATAAACCGTTCCCCTGCTCTTATTCCCCCCGCGTGCGGCAAATTCCCATTCCGCTTCCGTGGGTAAACGGAATGTATCACCGGAACTACGCATATTCAGTTTCTCAATAAACGCCTTGCAATCATCCCAGCTCACCGTTTCGACGGGATTCATTGCC comes from the Spartobacteria bacterium genome and includes:
- a CDS encoding formylglycine-generating enzyme family protein, whose product is MPDRFQDARARVGQKKPNAWGLYDMHGNVYEWCSDWYGDYSVLAQVDPKGANSGSGRVLRGGGWYFNASYCRVANRYFYVPSIKRNYLGFRLALATTGR
- a CDS encoding formylglycine-generating enzyme family protein, with amino-acid sequence MEADGKGRWLQLTWTMPTGRTTEHYRSLLSDWKANVTALNADIIKEMQRRGADPVGAGMTTHKNGDVETFDLGGGVTLEMVYVEPGTFMMGSPMSEAGRRENEVQHRVTLTKGYWIGKYEVTQEQWGAIMGTNPATFKGAMNPVETVSWDDCKAFIEKLNMRSSGDTFRLPTEAEWEFAARGGNKSRGTVYSGGNELNAVGWYEGNSGRQAHEVGTKAPNELGIYDMSGNVWEWCSDWYGDYSVLAQVDPDGAKKGSIRVKRGGSWGNYADFCRVASRYHYAPSNSHDGYGFRLARSPGR